From the genome of Acidimicrobiia bacterium, one region includes:
- the rpsP gene encoding 30S ribosomal protein S16 produces MAVKIRLLRVGKTKQPSYRIVVADGRSPRDGRIIETIGHYGPRADPSRVEIDGDRALAWLRQGAQPTEPVQKLLTVAGVWGTFEAEKRGPIVTKLNRRGFKTGRAPKPTPAPEAPTAPAPAATEAAPPAPAAAAEPEPEAAAPPPEEGA; encoded by the coding sequence ATGGCCGTCAAGATCCGCCTCCTGCGCGTCGGCAAGACCAAGCAGCCGAGCTACCGCATCGTCGTCGCCGACGGCCGCTCGCCCCGCGACGGGCGGATCATCGAGACCATCGGCCACTACGGGCCCCGGGCCGACCCGTCCCGGGTCGAGATCGACGGCGACCGGGCGCTGGCCTGGCTGCGCCAGGGCGCCCAGCCCACCGAGCCGGTCCAGAAGCTCCTGACCGTCGCCGGGGTGTGGGGCACCTTCGAGGCCGAGAAGCGGGGCCCGATCGTCACGAAGCTGAACCGGCGCGGGTTCAAGACCGGCCGGGCGCCGAAGCCCACCCCCGCCCCCGAGGCCCCGACCGCCCCCGCGCCCGCGGCGACCGAGGCGGCGCCCCCCGCCCCGGCGGCCGCCGCCGAGCCGGAGCCGGAGGCGGCCGCGC